A single region of the Sorghum bicolor cultivar BTx623 chromosome 9, Sorghum_bicolor_NCBIv3, whole genome shotgun sequence genome encodes:
- the LOC8071263 gene encoding dnaJ homolog subfamily B member 13 isoform X1, giving the protein MGLDYYKVLGVGRGATEEELKKAYRRLAMKYHPDKNPSPQADTLFKQVSEAYDVLSDPQKRAIYDQYGEEGLKAGVPPPSASTHGPGAGLHGFRFNTRSAEEIFSELFGGVPPGFPMFGGAAGPGEASSAPVQRKAPPIERQLACTLEDLYKGATKKLKISRDVFDFAGRPINREEILTIDIKPGWKKGTKITFLDKGNEARNVTPSDLIFIIEERAHPMFKRDGNNLIYTHKISLVEALTGCTVQVTTLDGRTLTIPVKSVVSPTYEEVVQGEGMPITKEPSRKGNLRIKFQIKFPTSLTCDQKAGIQQLLS; this is encoded by the exons ATGGGGTTGGACTACTACAAGGTGCTGGGTGTCGGCCGCGGCGCCACGGAGGAAGAGCTCAAGAAGGCCTACCGCCGCCTCGCCATGAAGTACCATCCGGATAAGAACCCCTCGCCGCAGGCCGACACCCTCTTCAAGCAGGTCTCCGAGGCCTACGAC GTGCTCAGCGACCCGCAGAAGCGCGCCATCTACGACCAGTACGGCGAGGAAGGCCTCAAGGCCGGCGTGCCCCCGCCCTCCGCCTCCACGCACGGCCCCGGCGCCGGCCTCCACGGGTTCCGCTTCAACACGAGGAGCGCCGAGGAGATCTTCTCCGAGTTATTCGGCGGCGTTCCCCCCGGGTTCCCGATGTTCGGCGGCGCCGCTGGGCcaggggaggcgtcgagcgcgccGGTGCAGAGGAAGGCGCCGCCGATCGAGCGGCAGCTGGCTTGCACCTTGGAGGACCTGTACAAAGGGGCCACTAAGAAGCTGAAGATCTCCAGGGATGTCTTTGACTTCGCCGG GAGACCAATAAATCGTGAGGAGATCCTGACGATAGATATCAAGCCTGGATGGAAGAAGGGTACAAAGATCACCTTTCTTGATAAAGGCAACGAGGCTCGTAATGTTACACCATCAGATCTAATTTTCATAATAGAAGAACGGGCGCACCCCATGTTCAAGAGGGATGGGAACAACCTTATCTACACTCATAAAATCTCTCTAGTAGAGGCACTGACAGGCTGCACTGTCCAAGTGACGACTCTGGATGGACGAACTCTGACTATTCCTGTGAAGTCAGTTGTGAGTCCTACTTATGAAGAAGTTGTGCAGGGTGAAGGCATGCCGATCACAAAGGAGCCGTCTAGAAAGGGAAACTTGAGGATCAAGTTCCAGATCAAGTTCCCCACTAGTCTAACATGTGACCAAAAGGCGGGGATCCAACAGCTTCTGTCTTGA